One window of the Natrinema sp. CBA1119 genome contains the following:
- a CDS encoding Zn-ribbon domain-containing OB-fold protein: protein MSDAESVADAGFDEWLDAAEDGKAYALECANGHGSLPPRRVCPDCGSTDLEEVALPETGAVQTFTITHVPTPAFEEDAPYATAIADFGSVGITGQVIGVEPGDVETGMTVELEITVSETTGERVIGFQPV, encoded by the coding sequence ATGAGCGACGCCGAATCCGTCGCCGACGCCGGCTTTGACGAGTGGCTCGACGCCGCCGAAGACGGCAAGGCCTACGCCCTTGAGTGCGCCAACGGTCACGGCTCCCTGCCGCCGCGACGGGTGTGCCCCGACTGCGGCTCGACCGACCTCGAGGAGGTCGCCCTGCCCGAGACCGGCGCGGTCCAGACGTTCACCATCACGCACGTTCCGACGCCGGCTTTCGAGGAGGACGCTCCGTACGCGACGGCCATCGCCGACTTCGGCTCAGTGGGGATCACGGGACAGGTTATCGGTGTGGAACCCGGAGACGTCGAGACCGGCATGACGGTCGAACTCGAGATCACGGTCTCCGAGACGACCGGCGAGCGAGTCATCGGATTCCAGCCGGTGTAA
- a CDS encoding M42 family metallopeptidase, whose amino-acid sequence MASVPFDLDLLTELTETSGVPGYEDRVRDLVVRELEESVDRIRTDAMGNVVGTLEGESDYSVAVAAHMDEVGFMVRHVRGSEDEYGFVELDALGGWDARVLKAQRVTIHAEAEDIPAVIGSPPPHTLDEDEREKAAEVEDVVVDPGLPYEDLEERVSPGDLVTMAQTTERVGETITGKALDDRVCLFAMLEAARRLTDPDVTIHFCATVQEEVGLRGARTLGVDIDPDLALAMDVTVANDIPGFDAGERVTELGDGTAIKLKDSSVITNPKLHGRLQSIADEEGIDYQLEILPAGGTDTAGFQQASGAKPVGAISVPTRYLHTVTETAHVDDVAATIDLLEAFLATEDGAYDYTL is encoded by the coding sequence ATGGCATCCGTTCCGTTCGATCTGGATCTCCTGACGGAACTCACCGAGACAAGCGGTGTCCCCGGCTACGAGGATCGCGTTCGCGACCTCGTCGTCCGAGAACTCGAGGAGTCCGTCGACCGAATCCGTACCGACGCGATGGGCAACGTCGTGGGGACGCTCGAGGGCGAGAGCGACTATTCGGTGGCCGTCGCAGCCCACATGGACGAGGTGGGGTTCATGGTCCGCCACGTTCGCGGAAGCGAGGACGAGTACGGCTTCGTCGAACTCGACGCGCTCGGCGGCTGGGACGCCCGCGTCCTCAAAGCCCAGCGGGTGACGATCCACGCCGAGGCGGAGGATATCCCCGCGGTCATCGGTTCGCCGCCGCCGCACACGTTGGACGAGGACGAACGCGAGAAAGCGGCTGAAGTCGAGGACGTCGTCGTCGACCCCGGCCTCCCCTACGAGGACCTCGAGGAGCGCGTCTCCCCGGGCGACCTCGTGACGATGGCTCAGACCACCGAGCGGGTCGGCGAGACGATCACCGGCAAGGCGCTGGACGATCGGGTCTGTCTGTTTGCCATGCTCGAGGCCGCCCGCCGATTGACGGACCCGGACGTGACGATCCACTTCTGTGCGACCGTCCAGGAGGAAGTCGGCCTGCGGGGCGCTCGGACGCTGGGCGTCGACATCGACCCCGACCTCGCGCTGGCGATGGACGTCACCGTCGCCAACGACATCCCCGGCTTCGACGCCGGCGAGCGCGTCACCGAACTCGGCGACGGCACCGCGATCAAGCTCAAGGACTCGAGCGTCATCACGAACCCCAAACTCCACGGGCGACTCCAGTCGATCGCCGACGAGGAGGGGATCGACTACCAGCTCGAGATCCTCCCCGCGGGCGGCACCGACACGGCGGGCTTCCAGCAGGCGTCCGGCGCGAAACCGGTCGGCGCGATCTCGGTTCCGACGCGATACCTCCACACCGTGACCGAGACAGCCCACGTCGACGACGTTGCGGCGACGATCGACCTGCTCGAGGCGTTTCTGGCGACCGAAGACGGAGCGTACGACTACACGCTCTGA
- a CDS encoding HD domain-containing protein: MGVEIKETRVADAEFEAMKGFVFEYLAASVEKEEEGGRMRWYPWHSAEYRHNHILNVVDLAVEIAEKEGADTDVTRVAALFHDVAKLETDQELHAEAGARVAREYLESRGEYPESFVQQVCRAIEHHSHQGDLTDLALETQCLIEADLLDKVGANGTALMLLRMGYEARTHMECDEMIERVLERGYDAASRVESETAESIAHQRLKRVKWFSEWLEDEIAALGE; this comes from the coding sequence GTGGGCGTTGAAATAAAAGAAACGCGAGTGGCCGACGCCGAGTTCGAGGCAATGAAGGGCTTCGTCTTCGAGTATCTCGCCGCGAGCGTCGAGAAAGAAGAGGAAGGCGGTCGGATGCGCTGGTATCCCTGGCACTCCGCCGAATACCGGCACAACCACATCCTCAATGTGGTCGATCTCGCGGTCGAGATCGCCGAGAAGGAGGGTGCAGACACTGACGTCACCCGCGTCGCCGCCCTCTTCCACGACGTCGCCAAACTCGAGACCGATCAGGAACTCCACGCGGAGGCCGGCGCTCGCGTCGCCCGCGAGTACCTCGAGTCGCGCGGAGAGTACCCCGAATCGTTCGTCCAGCAGGTGTGTCGCGCCATCGAACACCACTCCCATCAGGGCGATTTGACCGACCTCGCACTGGAGACGCAGTGTCTCATCGAAGCCGACCTGCTCGACAAGGTCGGCGCGAACGGCACCGCCCTCATGTTGCTCCGGATGGGCTACGAGGCCCGCACTCACATGGAGTGCGACGAGATGATCGAGCGCGTCCTCGAGCGCGGCTACGACGCCGCCTCGCGGGTCGAGAGCGAGACCGCCGAGAGCATCGCCCACCAGCGTCTGAAACGCGTCAAATGGTTCAGCGAGTGGCTCGAGGACGAGATCGCCGCGCTAGGCGAGTAA
- the dpsA gene encoding DNA starvation/stationary phase protection protein DpsA has product MAQKQGRLVREPEMSERRQEWGTIAENALRVDRADAEVIVDALSIDHAGLFNLFYLLRKHYWTAAGAEHEEVADFLEDAYKRVREGTDDLAIRIVELGGIPPNTPPTLQERAEVHLEAEDLYDLRPSLDGDLEGYATLMVSMREHIALAEKRGDPGTAELLRDHLEDLEADAHVIEQLLEDETLVRAAVLREQ; this is encoded by the coding sequence ATGGCACAGAAACAAGGCCGACTCGTTCGGGAGCCCGAGATGAGCGAGCGCCGTCAAGAGTGGGGTACCATCGCGGAGAACGCACTCCGGGTCGACCGCGCCGACGCCGAGGTAATCGTTGACGCCTTGAGCATCGACCACGCAGGATTGTTCAATCTGTTCTACCTGCTTCGCAAGCATTACTGGACCGCTGCAGGTGCAGAACACGAGGAAGTCGCTGACTTCCTCGAGGATGCCTACAAGCGCGTTCGCGAGGGTACCGACGACCTCGCAATTCGGATCGTCGAACTCGGGGGGATTCCGCCAAATACGCCGCCGACGCTTCAGGAACGGGCCGAAGTCCACCTCGAGGCCGAGGATCTCTACGACCTTCGTCCCTCCTTGGACGGTGATCTCGAGGGGTATGCGACCCTGATGGTCAGTATGCGCGAACACATCGCTCTCGCGGAAAAAAGAGGCGATCCGGGGACGGCCGAACTGCTCCGTGACCACCTCGAAGACCTCGAAGCGGACGCCCACGTCATCGAGCAATTACTCGAAGATGAGACGCTCGTTCGGGCGGCGGTGCTGCGGGAACAATGA
- a CDS encoding SLC13 family permease yields MIHRLLGGSNGRIIQFLLAGIGLVAIAAAPSPSGLSTTGQYAIATMFFAGFLWVSGALPLAVTALTIPVLLTGTGVYDTMDAALVGFADHIIFLFLAGFMLANGIQKYDIDRRIALYAIARMGSSPRRLILAIMVVTAVLSMWVSNTATAAMMTPIAVGVLTQVLDRDDLASAGELTRDPEAAETTDTVADGGAVEQTADFTNLQIGMLLGTAYAASVGGVGTIIGTPPNAILVGQLNAILDYEIGFADWFLVGFPVVVVTLPIVWFVLTYVLYPPEVPEVEGARATARDQLEAMGELDPRGKRVAAIFAVTAGLWMLGGLGEFFEPYLSSVWLTTLFGGDGMTVFGVEGHQGLLYYVMVGVAAIPALVLADTMEWDELVDIDWGTLLLFGGGISLANALADTGATEWIADTVFGGLVGAPIVLVIGAVVLVVIFLTEMTSNSATTSIIVPILISLGSVFSATLGLTDFSTALFLSVAGAIAASFAFALPVATPPNAIVFGSGYVKQRHMLRTGLVLNAIMTVVLTGLIWFLFTFVWPHLLW; encoded by the coding sequence ATGATACATAGACTGTTGGGCGGCTCAAATGGCCGAATAATACAATTTCTCCTGGCGGGGATCGGGTTGGTGGCGATCGCGGCCGCGCCCTCCCCGTCGGGGCTCTCGACGACGGGGCAGTACGCCATCGCGACGATGTTCTTCGCCGGCTTTCTCTGGGTGAGCGGCGCGCTCCCGCTGGCGGTCACCGCACTGACGATTCCGGTGTTGTTGACCGGGACCGGCGTCTACGACACCATGGACGCCGCTCTCGTCGGGTTCGCCGATCACATCATCTTCCTGTTCCTGGCCGGATTTATGCTCGCGAACGGGATTCAAAAGTACGATATCGACCGACGGATCGCGCTGTACGCCATCGCCAGGATGGGAAGCTCACCGCGACGGCTGATCCTCGCGATCATGGTCGTGACCGCCGTCTTGTCGATGTGGGTCTCGAACACCGCGACGGCCGCGATGATGACGCCCATCGCGGTCGGCGTCCTCACGCAGGTGCTCGACCGGGACGATCTCGCGTCGGCGGGGGAATTGACCCGAGATCCCGAGGCGGCCGAAACGACCGATACGGTCGCCGACGGTGGGGCCGTCGAACAGACGGCCGACTTTACGAACCTCCAGATCGGGATGCTCCTCGGCACCGCCTACGCCGCGAGCGTCGGCGGCGTCGGAACGATCATCGGCACGCCGCCGAACGCCATCCTTGTCGGCCAACTCAACGCGATTCTGGACTACGAAATCGGATTCGCCGACTGGTTCCTCGTCGGCTTCCCGGTCGTCGTCGTGACGCTCCCGATCGTCTGGTTCGTTCTGACGTACGTGCTGTATCCCCCAGAGGTTCCGGAAGTCGAGGGGGCTCGAGCCACCGCCCGCGACCAACTCGAGGCCATGGGCGAACTCGATCCCCGCGGGAAACGGGTGGCGGCGATCTTCGCCGTGACGGCTGGGCTCTGGATGCTCGGCGGCCTCGGCGAGTTCTTCGAGCCGTACCTCTCGAGCGTCTGGCTGACGACGCTGTTCGGCGGGGACGGAATGACGGTCTTCGGCGTCGAGGGCCACCAGGGGCTGCTCTACTACGTGATGGTCGGAGTCGCTGCGATTCCCGCGCTCGTGCTGGCCGATACGATGGAGTGGGACGAACTGGTCGACATCGACTGGGGAACGCTGTTGTTGTTCGGCGGCGGTATCTCGCTCGCAAACGCCCTCGCGGACACGGGCGCGACGGAGTGGATCGCGGATACGGTGTTCGGCGGCCTCGTCGGTGCCCCTATCGTACTCGTCATCGGTGCGGTTGTCCTGGTGGTCATCTTCCTGACCGAGATGACGTCGAACTCCGCGACGACCAGCATCATCGTCCCCATCCTGATCAGCCTGGGGAGCGTCTTCTCGGCAACGCTCGGGCTGACCGACTTCTCGACCGCGCTCTTTCTCTCGGTCGCCGGTGCGATCGCCGCCAGTTTCGCCTTCGCGCTCCCGGTCGCGACGCCGCCGAACGCCATCGTGTTTGGCAGCGGCTACGTCAAGCAGCGCCACATGCTCCGGACGGGGCTCGTTCTGAACGCAATTATGACCGTCGTCCTGACGGGGCTCATCTGGTTCCTCTTTACGTTCGTCTGGCCGCACTTGTTGTGGTAA
- a CDS encoding cobalamin B12-binding domain-containing protein, with the protein MSSEQEAESIRCLVAKVGLDGHDRGAHVIARAFRDAGFEVIYSGLHKAPDEIVQAAVQEDVDVLGISILSGAHDTLVPKIMDGLEEYGAKDDTLVLAGGVIPDEDREGLEEAGVAAIFGPGTSIEETIEFVRENVPQR; encoded by the coding sequence ATGAGCAGCGAACAGGAAGCGGAGTCGATTCGGTGTCTCGTCGCCAAAGTCGGCCTCGACGGCCACGACCGCGGGGCTCACGTCATCGCCCGCGCGTTCCGAGACGCCGGCTTCGAGGTCATCTATTCCGGACTGCACAAAGCCCCCGACGAAATCGTCCAGGCCGCAGTGCAAGAGGACGTCGACGTCCTCGGCATCTCCATCCTCTCGGGGGCCCACGACACCCTCGTTCCGAAGATCATGGACGGCCTCGAAGAGTACGGTGCCAAAGACGACACGCTCGTCCTCGCCGGCGGCGTCATCCCCGACGAGGATCGGGAGGGACTCGAGGAAGCGGGCGTCGCGGCGATTTTCGGCCCCGGCACCTCGATCGAGGAGACCATCGAGTTCGTCCGCGAGAACGTGCCCCAGCGATGA
- a CDS encoding beta-ketoacyl synthase N-terminal-like domain-containing protein, which produces MSDVRVAGTGLTPFGNSPERTGRDLFAEASITAFEASGVPRDDVEAVLYGNFMGELSEHQGHQGPLMAEAAGVQAPATRYESACASSGTAVREAVKRIRNGENDVLLVGGAERMTNLGTAGATEALAIAADDLWEVRAGVTFPGAYALMAQAYFDRFGGEHEDLAHIAVKNHANALTNEKAQYQSAIEVSDVLEAPPVSEPLGLYDACPISDGAAALVLTSESYAKEHDLEAPVAITGTGQGGDRMALHDREHLARSPAAREAGEEAYADAGVDAGDVDLAEVHDCFTIAEVLALEALDLEPIGEGISAARDGRTTADGETPINLSGGLKAKGHPVGATGASQIAEVTDLLAGEHPNSEHVDGATTGVAHNAGGTVASATVHVLEVTDR; this is translated from the coding sequence ATGAGTGACGTACGAGTAGCAGGAACAGGGCTGACGCCGTTCGGAAACAGCCCCGAACGGACCGGCCGCGATCTCTTCGCCGAAGCGAGCATCACGGCCTTCGAAGCGAGCGGCGTCCCTCGAGACGACGTCGAGGCCGTCCTCTACGGCAACTTCATGGGCGAACTCTCCGAACATCAGGGCCATCAGGGACCGCTGATGGCCGAAGCGGCGGGCGTACAGGCCCCCGCGACCCGCTACGAATCCGCGTGTGCCTCGAGTGGCACCGCCGTCCGCGAGGCCGTCAAACGGATCCGAAACGGTGAGAACGACGTCTTGCTGGTCGGCGGGGCGGAACGGATGACCAACCTCGGTACCGCGGGCGCGACCGAAGCGCTCGCGATCGCCGCGGACGACCTCTGGGAGGTGCGGGCCGGCGTGACCTTCCCCGGCGCGTACGCGCTGATGGCCCAGGCCTACTTCGACCGGTTCGGCGGCGAACACGAGGACCTGGCCCACATCGCCGTCAAGAACCACGCGAACGCCCTGACCAACGAGAAGGCCCAGTACCAGAGCGCGATCGAGGTCTCGGACGTCCTCGAGGCCCCGCCGGTCTCGGAACCGCTCGGACTGTACGATGCCTGTCCGATCTCCGACGGCGCGGCCGCGCTCGTGCTGACGAGCGAGTCCTACGCCAAAGAGCACGACCTCGAAGCACCCGTTGCGATCACGGGCACCGGGCAGGGCGGCGACCGGATGGCACTACACGACCGCGAACATCTCGCTCGCTCGCCCGCCGCGCGCGAGGCCGGCGAAGAGGCCTACGCCGATGCCGGTGTCGACGCGGGCGACGTGGACCTCGCGGAGGTCCACGACTGCTTTACGATCGCCGAAGTGCTCGCGCTCGAGGCCTTAGATCTCGAGCCGATCGGCGAGGGGATCTCGGCGGCCCGCGACGGGCGGACGACCGCGGACGGCGAGACGCCGATCAACCTCTCCGGCGGGCTCAAGGCCAAGGGCCATCCCGTCGGCGCGACCGGCGCGTCTCAGATCGCCGAAGTCACCGACCTGCTGGCCGGCGAGCATCCCAACAGCGAACACGTTGACGGGGCGACGACTGGCGTCGCCCACAACGCGGGCGGCACGGTCGCCAGCGCAACCGTTCACGTCCTGGAGGTGACGGATCGATGA
- the dpsA gene encoding DNA starvation/stationary phase protection protein DpsA, which produces MTSTPHLRQPDPSHVRQKWGTVADNALRLERDVAEQLVTALNGEISGLYILFNQVRKHYWLVEGVESGPIGDFLEDAADRLTEMTDDIAIRITALGGVPACGPMGIRQHAPMFIEEAHHYDVRSSLERDLDGYATLAVQWREHIELADQFGDVATSELLRRHLKTLEADAHVLDRYLADETLVVRDATG; this is translated from the coding sequence ATGACGAGTACACCACACCTTCGACAACCCGACCCGTCTCACGTCCGTCAGAAGTGGGGGACGGTAGCCGACAATGCGCTCCGTCTCGAACGGGACGTGGCTGAACAGTTGGTCACAGCCTTGAACGGCGAAATATCGGGGCTGTATATCCTCTTCAATCAGGTGCGCAAGCATTACTGGCTCGTCGAGGGAGTCGAATCGGGGCCAATCGGTGACTTCCTCGAGGATGCTGCCGACCGGCTCACGGAGATGACCGACGATATCGCTATTCGGATCACCGCGCTCGGCGGTGTTCCGGCCTGTGGGCCGATGGGTATCCGCCAACACGCGCCAATGTTCATCGAAGAAGCCCATCACTACGACGTCCGCTCGTCGCTCGAGCGTGACCTCGATGGGTACGCGACGCTCGCGGTGCAGTGGCGTGAACATATCGAACTGGCGGACCAGTTCGGCGATGTGGCGACGAGCGAACTCCTGCGCCGCCACCTGAAGACACTCGAAGCGGACGCGCACGTCCTCGATCGATACCTCGCCGACGAGACGCTCGTTGTGCGCGACGCGACCGGGTGA
- a CDS encoding LysE family translocator gives MASLVVTILAGVCFGLALAAPPGPMNAIIAEESVVRGWGAGFRAGLGAMLADAIFFVLTLAGIVAVIDRLSGVRPALYLAGGCLMLYFAIGAIDEARTATSFTDAGRAAASGFRKTLVLSLTNPYQIGFWLTVGVGLLEPGTLDVLAYAPAVGQALEGALVVQTGSPALLVGFFGGVACWIVAYPAALVAAGRRVDAFAPVIAVLSAVVLVGFGLLFLAMGTLRLV, from the coding sequence GTGGCCTCGCTCGTCGTTACAATTCTGGCCGGCGTCTGCTTCGGGCTCGCGCTCGCTGCCCCGCCGGGACCGATGAACGCGATCATCGCAGAGGAGAGCGTCGTCCGCGGCTGGGGAGCCGGTTTCCGGGCCGGCCTCGGTGCGATGCTCGCGGACGCGATCTTCTTCGTCCTCACGCTGGCCGGAATCGTCGCCGTGATCGATCGCCTTTCGGGCGTCCGTCCCGCGCTGTATCTGGCCGGCGGCTGTCTCATGCTGTACTTCGCGATCGGTGCCATCGACGAGGCCAGAACCGCCACGTCGTTCACCGACGCCGGTCGAGCCGCCGCCTCGGGGTTCAGGAAGACGCTCGTACTGTCGTTGACCAACCCCTACCAGATCGGCTTCTGGCTCACTGTCGGCGTCGGCCTGCTCGAGCCCGGAACGCTGGACGTGCTCGCTTACGCCCCGGCGGTCGGGCAGGCGCTCGAGGGTGCGCTGGTCGTCCAGACCGGCTCACCGGCGCTGCTGGTTGGCTTCTTCGGCGGCGTCGCGTGCTGGATCGTCGCCTATCCGGCAGCGCTGGTCGCGGCGGGGCGCCGCGTCGACGCCTTCGCACCCGTAATCGCCGTGCTGAGCGCCGTCGTCCTCGTCGGGTTCGGACTGCTGTTTCTCGCGATGGGCACGCTTCGACTCGTCTGA
- a CDS encoding DUF502 domain-containing protein: MTLSSRIKSSFVAGLILVAPLAVTLYILRFLVNWSLQFVTPVVRAAGLAQYTRNVEVVAQLLAVVLIVAAIVVLGFLAQQSVGRHLFGNIGRLVNVVPLVSTIYGSVRQVADSLVERKTGYESVVLVEYPREGVYMIGLVTGESPRAVEDVAGQDAYNVFLPNSPNPTAGRLVLLPEDQVHEIDMSVRRGMRLIVTTGMGDEREEAAVTPTAIENVPK, from the coding sequence ATGACTCTCTCATCTCGTATCAAGAGCAGCTTCGTCGCGGGACTGATCCTGGTCGCGCCGCTCGCGGTCACGCTGTACATTCTTCGATTTCTCGTCAACTGGTCGTTGCAGTTCGTCACGCCGGTCGTTCGCGCCGCGGGGTTGGCGCAGTACACGAGAAACGTCGAAGTCGTCGCGCAACTGTTGGCCGTCGTCCTGATCGTCGCCGCGATCGTCGTGCTGGGCTTTCTCGCCCAGCAGAGCGTCGGACGCCACCTGTTCGGCAACATCGGTCGGCTCGTCAACGTCGTGCCGCTGGTCAGCACGATCTACGGGAGCGTTCGTCAGGTCGCCGACTCGCTCGTCGAGCGGAAGACGGGCTACGAGAGCGTCGTGCTGGTCGAGTACCCTCGAGAGGGCGTCTACATGATCGGTCTCGTCACGGGCGAAAGCCCGCGGGCGGTCGAGGACGTGGCCGGGCAGGACGCTTACAACGTCTTCCTGCCGAACAGCCCGAACCCGACCGCCGGCCGCTTGGTGTTGCTTCCGGAAGATCAGGTTCACGAGATCGATATGAGCGTGCGCCGCGGGATGCGCCTCATCGTCACGACCGGCATGGGCGACGAACGAGAGGAAGCAGCCGTCACACCGACGGCGATCGAGAACGTCCCGAAATAG
- the meaB gene encoding methylmalonyl Co-A mutase-associated GTPase MeaB → MSVDPDDRALLEALLAGEHRALARTISKIENRSPGYRDLVSELYAHTGSADVIGITGSPGAGKSTLVDKLAESYRDRGETVGIIAIDPSSPFTGGAVLGDRIRMASTVGDMDVFVRSMSARGTLGGLSTATADAVKAMDAFGKDKIIIETVGAGQNEIDIVRTADTVAVLVPPGSGDDIQTLKAGILEIADIFVVNKADRDGADRTVQELREMIQLGDGGDLAGGGGHHSQEVIDAHDDWDGEPDEDDGIDEGWTPPIVETVAIHGTGVDEFIDELAAHRDYLVDSGEHAEQVRTRYAEEIRTLLREDVHSMLEEELAAAGGIDGLAEAVRQGETDPYTIASDVLEPVEDCLEDLETDTHVNSR, encoded by the coding sequence ATGAGCGTGGACCCCGACGACCGAGCGCTGCTCGAGGCGCTGCTGGCGGGGGAACACCGCGCGCTCGCCCGGACCATTTCGAAAATCGAGAACCGTTCGCCGGGGTATCGCGATCTGGTCTCGGAACTGTACGCCCACACGGGGAGCGCCGACGTGATCGGCATCACTGGCTCGCCGGGCGCGGGGAAGTCCACTCTGGTCGACAAACTCGCCGAGTCCTACCGGGATCGGGGTGAAACCGTCGGGATCATCGCGATAGATCCCTCCTCGCCGTTTACCGGTGGGGCCGTACTGGGTGATCGGATCCGGATGGCCTCGACGGTGGGCGATATGGACGTTTTCGTCCGGTCGATGAGCGCCCGCGGCACGCTCGGGGGTCTCTCGACGGCCACCGCGGACGCCGTGAAGGCGATGGACGCCTTCGGCAAGGACAAGATCATCATCGAGACCGTCGGCGCAGGGCAAAACGAAATCGACATCGTCCGCACCGCCGACACCGTCGCCGTGCTCGTGCCACCTGGCTCCGGCGACGACATCCAGACGCTGAAAGCCGGCATCCTCGAGATCGCCGACATTTTCGTCGTCAACAAGGCCGACCGCGACGGGGCCGACCGGACCGTTCAGGAACTGCGAGAGATGATCCAGCTCGGCGACGGGGGCGACCTCGCCGGTGGCGGCGGCCACCACAGCCAGGAGGTCATCGACGCCCACGACGACTGGGACGGGGAGCCGGACGAGGACGACGGGATCGACGAGGGCTGGACGCCGCCGATCGTCGAGACCGTCGCCATCCACGGCACCGGCGTCGACGAGTTCATCGACGAACTCGCAGCCCACCGGGACTACCTCGTCGACTCCGGCGAGCACGCCGAGCAGGTACGCACGCGCTACGCCGAGGAGATTCGCACTCTGTTGCGCGAGGATGTCCACTCGATGCTTGAGGAGGAACTCGCCGCCGCCGGCGGGATCGACGGCCTCGCCGAGGCCGTCCGCCAGGGCGAGACCGATCCGTACACGATCGCCAGCGACGTACTCGAGCCCGTCGAAGACTGCCTCGAGGACCTCGAGACCGATACGCACGTAAACTCGCGATAG
- the dpsA gene encoding DNA starvation/stationary phase protection protein DpsA, giving the protein MSTQETTVRQQAGTVDENALRLDQDKAEQIVETLNSELANSYVLYHQLKKHHWVVEGAEFLPLHEFLEEAYEHVEEGADEIAERAQALGGVPVSGPANLEERATVEFEGEDVYDVRTMFENDLEMYGEIIESMRGSIELAENLGDPATGEMLREILVTLEEDGHHFEHYLEDDTLVLESATH; this is encoded by the coding sequence ATGAGTACCCAAGAGACGACCGTCCGTCAACAGGCCGGCACCGTCGACGAAAACGCGCTCCGGCTCGATCAGGACAAAGCCGAACAGATCGTCGAGACACTGAACTCCGAACTGGCGAACTCGTACGTCCTCTACCACCAACTCAAAAAGCACCACTGGGTCGTCGAAGGTGCGGAGTTCCTGCCGCTTCACGAGTTCCTCGAGGAGGCCTACGAACACGTCGAAGAAGGTGCCGACGAGATCGCCGAGCGCGCACAGGCGCTGGGCGGCGTCCCCGTCTCGGGCCCGGCGAACCTCGAGGAGCGCGCGACCGTCGAGTTCGAGGGCGAAGACGTCTACGACGTCCGCACCATGTTCGAGAACGACCTCGAGATGTACGGCGAGATCATCGAGTCGATGCGCGGCAGCATCGAACTCGCCGAGAACCTCGGTGATCCCGCGACCGGCGAGATGCTGCGCGAGATCCTCGTCACGCTCGAGGAAGACGGTCACCACTTCGAACACTACCTCGAAGACGACACGCTCGTCCTCGAAAGTGCCACTCACTGA
- a CDS encoding alpha/beta fold hydrolase, protein MKARTVLGAALGTVGGAVVGNYLLKRRAGDLESPLPGIERTYRWRGIESTYTVAGDPNDPDMLLLHGIYAGASSREFAPIMEQLADDYHVYAVDLPGFARSERPPLIYSASLYTEFIRDFAAEITDEPIVVASSVTGAFAVDAADEADIERLVLICPTEETSDARPWVRTLLRTPIVGTALYNLLASKPSIRYFYDRDGYYDSDRIDADEVQYAWDSAHQPGARYAPASFAAGTLDPEFDLATELAALETPTTLVWGRDAELVPLREGRDLAEAADLDLVVIDYATQLPHAEHPDTFVEYLRAELPRAGIGVDE, encoded by the coding sequence ATGAAAGCCCGAACAGTCCTCGGTGCAGCGCTCGGAACCGTCGGCGGGGCCGTCGTCGGTAATTACCTCCTGAAGCGGCGCGCCGGCGACCTCGAGAGCCCGCTTCCCGGTATCGAACGAACGTATCGGTGGCGGGGAATCGAATCGACCTACACCGTCGCCGGCGATCCGAACGACCCCGATATGCTCTTGCTCCACGGAATCTACGCGGGTGCGAGCAGCCGCGAGTTCGCGCCGATCATGGAACAGTTGGCCGACGACTACCACGTCTACGCGGTCGACCTCCCCGGCTTCGCCCGATCGGAGCGGCCGCCGCTGATCTACTCGGCATCCCTCTACACCGAGTTTATCCGCGATTTTGCGGCCGAGATCACCGACGAGCCGATCGTCGTCGCGTCCTCGGTGACCGGCGCGTTCGCCGTCGACGCCGCCGACGAGGCCGATATTGAACGGTTGGTGTTGATCTGCCCCACCGAGGAGACGAGCGACGCGCGACCGTGGGTCCGTACCCTTCTGCGGACGCCCATCGTCGGGACAGCGCTGTATAACCTGCTCGCGAGCAAGCCGTCGATCCGGTACTTCTACGACCGCGACGGCTACTACGATTCCGACCGCATCGACGCCGACGAAGTCCAGTACGCCTGGGACAGCGCCCACCAGCCCGGCGCGCGCTACGCCCCCGCTTCCTTCGCCGCGGGTACCCTCGACCCCGAGTTCGACCTCGCGACGGAACTGGCCGCCCTCGAGACGCCGACCACGCTCGTCTGGGGGCGCGATGCGGAACTCGTCCCGCTCCGGGAGGGCCGCGATCTCGCCGAGGCGGCCGACCTCGATCTGGTCGTCATCGATTATGCGACCCAACTGCCACACGCCGAACATCCCGACACGTTCGTCGAGTACCTGCGCGCGGAACTCCCGCGGGCCGGTATCGGCGTCGACGAGTAG